The sequence CGGCGAAGAGCAGACACCTCAGATACTGTAAGACCTGTTTGATGGGCCACTACAACACATTTGGCGTTCACCAACTTCTCGCGCATTTGCGATACTAGCTGTTCTTTTTCTGAACGGTTCATGTTAACACTCCTAACAGTTTATATTCCCTGCATTTCTGCAGAGTTTAAACCGGTTAGCCCGGTTTTATTCTGTCCCAGAAGGAGTCGTATCCCTCTGTCTCAATAGGCGGTTTCCCATTACCCTTACGGACCCATAGTCTTGGACAGACACAAGGGGTTACCTTGTGTATCTAGAGGGGGTCAAGCCCCCCTTAGAATTTACTCAGAAATCTCAAACTTAACGGCTGGACCCATGGTAGAGCTTAGTGAAAGAGACTTCAAATAGCTTCCCTTTACACCTGTTGGCTTTGCCTTGATGACCGCGTCAACGTAAGATTTCACATTTTCTAAAATAGCTTGTTCTTTAAAGCTTGCTTTACCGATACCAGCGTGAACAATACCCGCTTTCTCTGTACGGTATTCAACTTGACCACCCTTAACAGATTTAATTGCTTCCGCAACATCCATTGTAACAGTTCCAAGCTTTGGGTTTGGCATCAAACCACGTGGACCAAGGATTTTACCCACACGTCCCACCAAGCCCATCATATCTGGTGTTGCAATGCAACGATCGAAAGGCATATCACCGGCTTGGATTTTTTCCATCAGGTCTTCTGCACCAACGATATCTGCACCAGCTTTTAGAGCCTCTTCAGCTTTCGGGCCTTTTGCAAAAACGGCAACACGGTAAGTTTTACCTGTCCCATGCGGCAACTGAACCACACCACGAAGGTTTTGATCTGCTTTTCGGGGATCAACGTTCAAATTAATTGCAACTTCGATGGTTTCATCAAACTTTGCCGTTGCCCGCTCTTTGATAAATTTTACAGCATCTGCTAAAGAGTAAACTTTGTTACGATCTAGGCTTTGAACAGCGCTCTTTAATCTTTTTCCTACTTTTGCCATGATCTTACTCCACTACTTCCAAGC is a genomic window of Candidatus Paracaedibacter acanthamoebae containing:
- the rplA gene encoding 50S ribosomal protein L1, with translation MAKVGKRLKSAVQSLDRNKVYSLADAVKFIKERATAKFDETIEVAINLNVDPRKADQNLRGVVQLPHGTGKTYRVAVFAKGPKAEEALKAGADIVGAEDLMEKIQAGDMPFDRCIATPDMMGLVGRVGKILGPRGLMPNPKLGTVTMDVAEAIKSVKGGQVEYRTEKAGIVHAGIGKASFKEQAILENVKSYVDAVIKAKPTGVKGSYLKSLSLSSTMGPAVKFEISE